The Hyalangium gracile genome window below encodes:
- a CDS encoding tetratricopeptide repeat protein, which produces MLRSLVLIGCVLGIGCASAPKRAPTGSTESASEAPRPGSTGHPDFLSPADVMKRLEESKVQYRLEPKDSPPGGWADQLWPQRVEPVTAPRVVVEGGQRVIQEWPENPKAQELVNQGEVHFRDRRYAEAAKLYAQAVEACPDCYLARAYLGDARLFGGDPEAALVDYRKATELNPYDYRLYYFQGSALARLGRLAEARDAFASSLVLNPRNPVLRQFFRENRGLGMALQGDILVPRGFAHEEGNDVMIEFDPDYGAAWLAFANCKALWIGEPSHREEMTGTTERHFSSIEETECLVSTAMVHVTQSENADATQNMDPSLDRLMAVIEDGMVTELVLFELATRVHPQYTLTLDDADRERLKAYVLEHVLLPVRSLSL; this is translated from the coding sequence TTGCTCCGCTCCCTCGTGCTCATCGGCTGCGTCCTCGGTATCGGCTGTGCCTCGGCGCCCAAGCGTGCTCCCACGGGCTCCACGGAGTCGGCCTCGGAGGCCCCGCGCCCGGGTTCCACCGGGCATCCCGACTTCCTCTCTCCCGCGGACGTGATGAAGCGGCTGGAGGAGTCGAAGGTGCAGTACCGCCTGGAGCCGAAGGACTCACCGCCGGGAGGCTGGGCGGACCAGCTCTGGCCCCAGCGCGTCGAGCCGGTGACGGCTCCCCGCGTGGTGGTCGAGGGCGGACAGCGCGTCATCCAGGAGTGGCCGGAGAACCCGAAGGCGCAGGAGCTGGTCAACCAGGGCGAGGTGCACTTCCGGGACCGCCGCTACGCGGAGGCGGCGAAGCTCTATGCGCAGGCGGTCGAGGCGTGCCCCGACTGCTACCTGGCGCGGGCCTACCTGGGGGACGCGAGGCTCTTTGGCGGCGACCCGGAGGCGGCGCTGGTCGACTATCGGAAGGCCACGGAGCTCAACCCGTATGACTATCGGCTCTACTACTTCCAGGGCAGCGCGCTCGCGAGGCTGGGACGGCTGGCGGAAGCCCGGGACGCCTTCGCCTCGTCGCTGGTGCTGAACCCTCGCAACCCGGTGCTCCGACAGTTCTTCCGGGAGAACCGGGGGCTGGGCATGGCGCTGCAGGGCGACATCCTGGTGCCGCGAGGCTTCGCGCACGAGGAGGGCAACGATGTGATGATCGAGTTCGATCCGGACTACGGCGCCGCGTGGCTGGCCTTCGCCAACTGCAAGGCGCTGTGGATCGGAGAGCCCTCGCACCGGGAGGAGATGACGGGGACCACCGAGCGCCACTTCTCCTCGATCGAGGAGACCGAGTGCCTGGTGTCGACGGCCATGGTCCACGTGACGCAGAGCGAGAACGCGGACGCGACGCAGAACATGGATCCCTCCCTGGATCGGCTGATGGCCGTCATCGAGGACGGGATGGTGACGGAGCTGGTCCTCTTCGAGCTGGCCACCCGCGTCCACCCCCAGTACACGCTCACGCTGGATGACGCCGATCGGGAGCGGCTGAAGGCCTACGTCCTCGAGCACGTGCTGCTGCCCGTGCGCTCGCTGAGCCTCTGA
- the proC gene encoding pyrroline-5-carboxylate reductase: MLERTIAFLGTGNMAEAILKGLLRAGTARPEGIIATGRRTERLEELKRLYGVRTTQDNVAAAREADIIILSVKPQAMDKLVVQVAPALDHRKLIISVAAGVPIAALERRLGAGARIIRTMPNTPSLVGAGACALARGEHASEEDLAVASRIFQAVGTTTVVEENLLDAVTGLSGSGPAYVFLVIEALSDAGVKVGLPRYTALKLAAQTVLGSAQLLIETNAHPGQLKDQVTSPGGTAIAGLHTLEAGGLRTTLINAVEAATRRAKELGEQFLEKSER, encoded by the coding sequence ATGCTCGAACGCACCATCGCCTTCCTCGGCACCGGCAACATGGCCGAGGCCATCCTCAAGGGTCTGCTTCGCGCCGGCACCGCGCGTCCGGAGGGCATCATCGCCACCGGCCGCCGGACCGAGCGCCTGGAGGAGCTCAAGCGCCTCTACGGCGTGCGCACCACCCAGGACAACGTGGCCGCCGCGCGCGAGGCGGACATCATCATCCTCTCGGTGAAGCCGCAGGCCATGGACAAGCTGGTCGTCCAGGTGGCGCCCGCGCTGGACCACCGCAAGCTCATCATCTCCGTGGCCGCGGGCGTGCCCATCGCGGCGCTGGAGCGGCGGCTGGGCGCCGGGGCGCGCATCATCCGCACCATGCCCAACACGCCGTCCCTGGTGGGCGCGGGGGCCTGCGCCCTGGCTCGGGGCGAGCACGCCAGCGAGGAGGACCTGGCCGTGGCCAGCCGCATCTTCCAGGCGGTGGGCACCACCACGGTGGTGGAGGAGAACCTGCTGGACGCCGTCACCGGCCTGTCCGGCAGCGGCCCGGCCTATGTGTTCCTGGTCATCGAGGCGCTCTCGGACGCGGGCGTGAAGGTGGGCTTGCCGCGCTACACCGCGCTCAAGCTCGCCGCCCAGACGGTGCTCGGCAGTGCCCAGCTCCTCATCGAGACGAATGCCCACCCCGGCCAGCTCAAGGACCAGGTGACGAGCCCCGGCGGCACGGCGATCGCGGGTCTTCATACCCTGGAGGCAGGCGGACTGAGGACGACGTTGATCAACGCCGTGGAGGCCGCCACGCGCCGCGCCAAGGAACTGGGTGAGCAGTTCCTCGAGAAGTCGGAGCGGTGA
- a CDS encoding reverse transcriptase family protein, whose protein sequence is MDLVGLLLELKPLMADPEANFERITELLEQHQGLAEYEVARFYVSRHWLEPVGRMLRSVDPRERLQGTKQVPLIFSRGTASGQLRRLVKDPDERVSRAARAAVHKLGLADVAPPDRRFKPPRTPRPMALGGWNPTGWNFGIRTGRWASPKKAPPLKGKLPKLASRQDVAKLVGLEEKELDALMRPGTEAGSGYVEFEIAKRSGGVRRISAPRARLKQVQRTILEQILSHMPTHEAAHGFVKGRSTVSNAAPHTGATVVVRVDLEDFFPTVHYRRVKGLFQSHGYGDEVASTLAGLTTHRPKLADGTVVWPGALPQGAPTSPAIANLVCRRMDARLTALAKKYGATYTRYADDLSFSFQAPPEKMGRFMWWVNAILQQEGFAENNPKRRVMRRAHRQRVTGLTVNQQVSIPREDRRRFKAILANCRKHGVASQARGRKDFESWLRGYAAYVRMVHPELGARWQQEVKELLGG, encoded by the coding sequence ATGGATCTGGTCGGGCTCCTGCTCGAGCTGAAGCCGCTGATGGCGGATCCGGAAGCGAACTTCGAGCGCATCACCGAGCTGCTCGAGCAGCACCAGGGGCTGGCCGAGTACGAGGTGGCTCGCTTCTACGTGAGCCGCCACTGGCTGGAGCCGGTGGGGCGCATGCTGCGCAGCGTCGATCCCCGGGAGCGGCTCCAGGGCACGAAGCAGGTGCCGCTGATCTTCTCGCGCGGCACGGCCTCGGGGCAGCTGCGCCGGCTGGTGAAGGATCCGGACGAGCGGGTGTCCCGCGCCGCGCGGGCGGCGGTGCACAAGCTGGGGCTGGCGGACGTCGCGCCGCCGGATCGCCGCTTCAAGCCGCCGCGCACGCCGCGCCCCATGGCGCTGGGCGGGTGGAACCCGACGGGTTGGAACTTCGGCATCCGCACCGGCCGGTGGGCCAGCCCCAAGAAGGCGCCTCCGCTCAAGGGCAAGCTGCCGAAGCTGGCCAGCCGCCAGGATGTAGCGAAGCTGGTGGGGCTCGAGGAGAAGGAGCTCGACGCGCTGATGCGTCCGGGCACGGAGGCGGGCTCGGGCTATGTGGAGTTCGAGATCGCCAAGCGCTCCGGAGGGGTGCGTCGCATCTCGGCGCCGCGAGCGCGGCTCAAGCAGGTCCAGCGCACGATCCTGGAGCAGATCCTGTCGCACATGCCCACGCACGAGGCGGCGCATGGCTTCGTGAAGGGGCGCTCCACGGTGAGCAACGCGGCGCCGCACACGGGCGCCACGGTGGTGGTGCGAGTGGACCTGGAGGACTTCTTCCCCACGGTGCACTACCGGCGCGTGAAGGGGCTGTTCCAGTCGCACGGCTACGGGGACGAGGTGGCCAGCACGCTGGCGGGGCTCACCACGCACCGCCCGAAGCTGGCGGACGGGACGGTGGTGTGGCCCGGCGCGCTGCCGCAGGGAGCGCCCACGTCGCCGGCCATCGCCAACCTGGTGTGCCGCCGGATGGACGCGCGCCTCACGGCGCTGGCGAAGAAGTACGGGGCCACCTACACGCGCTACGCGGATGACCTGTCCTTCTCCTTCCAGGCGCCGCCCGAGAAGATGGGGCGCTTCATGTGGTGGGTGAACGCGATCCTCCAGCAGGAGGGCTTCGCGGAGAACAACCCGAAGCGCCGGGTGATGCGCCGGGCCCACCGCCAGCGGGTGACGGGCCTGACAGTGAACCAGCAGGTGTCCATCCCGCGCGAGGATCGCCGCCGCTTCAAGGCCATCCTGGCCAACTGCCGCAAGCACGGAGTGGCGTCGCAGGCCCGAGGCCGCAAGGACTTCGAGAGCTGGCTGCGAGGCTACGCGGCGTATGTGCGGATGGTGCACCCGGAGCTGGGCGCGCGCTGGCAGCAAGAGGTGAAGGAGCTGCTCGGCGGATGA
- a CDS encoding RDD family protein, translated as MASASSPSLDVATPERVALTLPVAGIGYRCLAWLVDATLLFFFWVTAYFIFSLLVSDVLGVFQGLSGFAQTVLAVGFFATQWLYWTLAEVFFHGQTPGKRLLRIRVVRVDGSPIGVYESAVRNLLRAVDFLPAFYAVGTLSMLFTRQHRRLGDLLAGTVLVREERFDLGKYTAAAQASAQALPTVLPAGAGPLASEEVELILAFLERAKWLEPDARRQLGTRMVERLGGLAEEERAAVLASTQATEEFLRARAQAVR; from the coding sequence ATGGCCTCCGCCTCCTCGCCCAGCCTGGATGTCGCCACCCCCGAGCGCGTTGCCCTCACCCTGCCGGTGGCAGGAATTGGCTACCGCTGCCTGGCCTGGCTCGTCGACGCCACGCTGCTCTTCTTCTTCTGGGTCACCGCCTACTTCATCTTCTCGCTGCTCGTGTCGGACGTGCTGGGCGTCTTCCAGGGGCTGTCTGGGTTTGCGCAGACAGTGCTGGCGGTGGGATTCTTCGCCACGCAGTGGCTGTACTGGACGCTCGCCGAGGTCTTCTTCCATGGGCAGACACCGGGCAAGCGGCTGCTGCGCATCCGCGTGGTGCGGGTGGATGGCTCGCCCATCGGCGTCTACGAGAGCGCCGTGCGCAACCTGCTGCGCGCCGTGGACTTCCTCCCCGCGTTCTATGCGGTGGGCACGCTGAGCATGCTCTTCACCCGGCAGCACCGCCGGCTGGGGGATCTGCTGGCCGGCACGGTGCTGGTGCGAGAGGAGCGCTTCGATCTGGGCAAGTACACGGCTGCCGCCCAGGCCTCGGCGCAGGCCCTCCCGACGGTGCTCCCCGCCGGCGCGGGGCCGCTGGCGTCCGAGGAGGTGGAGCTGATCCTCGCCTTCCTGGAGCGCGCGAAGTGGCTGGAGCCGGACGCGCGGCGGCAGCTGGGCACCCGCATGGTGGAGCGCCTGGGCGGGCTGGCCGAGGAGGAGCGCGCCGCCGTGCTCGCCTCGACCCAGGCCACCGAGGAGTTCCTCCGGGCCCGCGCCCAGGCGGTGCGCTGA
- a CDS encoding HEAT repeat domain-containing protein: MRPLLLAGLLLTAPAALAQGAASAPGSTEPAAAPVSPDVALLRGILWTTEPAPEEIRAIAIEDLALLGDPRALGPLSALLWDPNPRIQSAAVRAVALFQHPRAEEILIGVVRSTRLPDAVKLQALDGLLYQRTPTARAAIEGASRDPRLPYAIQSAALNVAARWGAAK, translated from the coding sequence ATGCGTCCCCTGCTGCTCGCCGGCCTTCTGCTGACCGCCCCCGCCGCCCTGGCCCAGGGTGCGGCGTCGGCGCCGGGTTCGACCGAGCCCGCCGCGGCCCCCGTGAGCCCGGACGTGGCGCTGCTGCGCGGCATCCTGTGGACGACGGAGCCGGCGCCCGAGGAGATCCGCGCCATCGCCATCGAGGACCTGGCGCTGCTGGGAGACCCGCGCGCCCTGGGCCCGCTGTCCGCGCTGCTGTGGGATCCCAACCCGCGCATCCAGTCGGCCGCCGTGCGCGCCGTGGCCCTCTTCCAGCACCCTCGCGCCGAGGAGATCCTCATCGGCGTGGTGCGCAGCACGCGCCTGCCGGATGCGGTGAAGCTCCAGGCGCTGGATGGGCTGCTCTACCAGCGCACGCCCACTGCCCGCGCCGCCATCGAGGGCGCCTCGCGCGATCCCCGCCTGCCCTACGCCATCCAGTCCGCCGCGCTGAACGTCGCGGCGCGCTGGGGCGCGGCGAAGTGA
- a CDS encoding aldo/keto reductase — translation MTPLDPAAVRLFDEAAEVRREAVDAVDAAALAGRYALRQALLGDEDAEVRASAARRLGDARDRRFTPALLEALRDPLPAVRDRAWRALARLGAREVLREAERAIREEPVWWVRRAAVRAVASVAGAEALPLLLRTLEDPFWRVRNAAVQALIWLGEGDAQARQRVRAVGEEARPGPVKAAVAYIEGVWSGSPVSGGGLVSAGPGPVAPAAGLDDEDPAVVTARLERTPASEVTPVKLVEWLGDPHEPLRMLARRRLIERRDPEALRLAMRWLDEPRVPHAAEEVRTLLERIDVDELSLASRILGEPPRPGAVAWAARVAVRRDDSGLMERVQALARHEEPDVRRAALSGLVFDPASRETVLAALGDPDASVREEVIAAWERRPPAPSAIQAFGRALVAFAPRASTARERRAVAEGAGCVGDEALLARLSKDADASVRAVALGERAVRGSLTAEERREALSHEDPWIRTAVLDVASAPGVCEDDPDLSARRAALSLLASRDTPLSPEERRSIGLASARSQDPWMRARATELLRAEGTREELEALLRLSLDASPMARSAAASVLEACGTLDAHLTGLLRGAERTQDADVRVSAYTWLLRRADTPAFEQLCTALRDSSEPARVVAHLEAMTLVFPDEAFTVAPDIERRRPSRPRREKTGLKRTAPDGSLRASWRPLGSTGLSVSPLVLSGANGLSPASLAEAHEAGVNAFFWEPDYTQLTRFLKMTRGQREELVLVAGTYHSGPAALRRDVESALRQLRTDRLDVFLLFWVRSPERLNAEDFEALEKLRAEGKLRAFGFSTHLRDLAVEALRRNPWPVVMTRHSAAHPGAEAAFFPEALSRGTGVLTFTATCYGRLLQPMPGMPADAALPSAVDCYRYSLSQPGVSACLSAPRSHRELLQNLEVLSRPRMMPEALEAMRAHGARVRARNQQFNALVRQAPGGTRDTFLALLEEDEPPPT, via the coding sequence ATGACTCCCCTGGATCCGGCCGCCGTTCGGCTGTTCGACGAGGCCGCCGAGGTGCGGCGCGAGGCGGTGGACGCCGTGGACGCGGCGGCGCTCGCGGGCCGGTATGCGCTGCGACAGGCCCTGCTGGGTGATGAGGACGCCGAGGTTCGGGCCTCCGCGGCACGTCGGCTCGGGGATGCGCGGGACCGCCGCTTCACGCCGGCCCTGCTCGAGGCCCTGCGGGATCCTTTGCCCGCGGTTCGCGATCGCGCCTGGCGCGCGCTGGCCCGGCTCGGCGCTCGCGAGGTGCTGCGCGAGGCGGAGCGCGCCATCCGGGAGGAGCCGGTCTGGTGGGTGCGGCGGGCCGCGGTCCGGGCGGTGGCCTCGGTCGCCGGGGCCGAGGCGCTGCCCCTGCTCCTGCGAACCCTGGAGGATCCGTTCTGGCGGGTGCGGAACGCGGCGGTGCAGGCCCTGATCTGGTTGGGGGAGGGTGACGCCCAGGCGCGGCAACGCGTCCGCGCGGTGGGGGAGGAGGCCAGGCCTGGGCCCGTGAAGGCGGCGGTCGCGTATATCGAAGGGGTCTGGAGCGGTTCGCCCGTGTCTGGCGGAGGCCTGGTCTCGGCGGGGCCGGGCCCGGTGGCTCCGGCGGCCGGGTTGGACGATGAGGATCCGGCCGTGGTGACGGCGAGGCTGGAGCGAACGCCCGCGTCGGAGGTGACACCGGTCAAGCTGGTGGAGTGGCTGGGTGATCCGCACGAGCCGCTCCGGATGCTGGCGCGGCGGCGGTTGATCGAGCGGAGGGATCCGGAGGCGCTCCGGCTCGCGATGCGCTGGCTGGATGAGCCGCGCGTCCCTCATGCCGCGGAGGAGGTCCGCACCCTGCTCGAGCGGATCGACGTGGACGAGCTCTCCCTGGCATCGCGCATCCTGGGCGAGCCCCCGAGGCCCGGTGCCGTGGCCTGGGCGGCGCGGGTCGCGGTGCGGAGGGATGACTCCGGGCTGATGGAGCGTGTCCAGGCGCTGGCCCGGCACGAGGAGCCAGATGTTCGTCGCGCGGCGCTCTCGGGGCTGGTCTTCGATCCGGCGAGCCGGGAGACGGTGCTGGCGGCGCTGGGGGATCCGGACGCATCGGTGCGCGAGGAGGTCATCGCCGCGTGGGAGCGTCGGCCTCCGGCCCCCTCGGCCATCCAGGCCTTCGGTCGTGCGCTCGTGGCCTTCGCGCCTCGGGCCAGCACCGCGCGGGAGCGCCGTGCCGTGGCGGAGGGCGCCGGGTGCGTGGGAGACGAGGCCCTGCTCGCGCGGCTCTCGAAGGATGCCGACGCGTCGGTTCGAGCCGTGGCGCTGGGAGAGCGCGCGGTGCGAGGCAGCCTCACGGCGGAGGAGCGACGCGAGGCCCTCTCGCACGAGGACCCCTGGATTCGCACGGCGGTGCTGGATGTGGCCTCGGCGCCCGGTGTCTGCGAGGACGATCCGGACCTCTCCGCCCGACGCGCCGCCCTGTCACTGCTGGCCTCGCGGGACACGCCGCTCTCGCCCGAGGAGCGGCGGAGCATCGGCCTCGCCAGTGCGCGCTCTCAGGACCCTTGGATGCGAGCCCGCGCGACCGAGCTGCTCCGAGCGGAGGGAACCCGAGAGGAGCTGGAGGCTCTGCTGCGCCTGTCGCTCGATGCCTCGCCGATGGCCCGCTCCGCAGCCGCCTCGGTGCTGGAGGCGTGCGGGACGCTCGATGCGCACCTTACCGGCCTGCTGCGAGGCGCCGAGCGCACCCAGGATGCCGACGTTCGTGTCTCCGCCTACACCTGGCTGCTGCGCCGGGCGGACACTCCGGCCTTCGAGCAGCTCTGCACCGCGCTCCGGGACAGCTCCGAGCCGGCGCGCGTCGTAGCCCACCTGGAGGCGATGACGCTCGTCTTCCCGGACGAGGCCTTCACGGTGGCTCCGGACATCGAGAGGCGACGGCCCTCGCGGCCTCGCCGGGAGAAGACGGGCCTGAAGCGGACCGCTCCGGATGGCTCCCTGAGGGCCTCCTGGCGTCCGCTCGGCAGCACGGGCCTGAGCGTCTCTCCGCTGGTGCTCTCGGGCGCGAACGGCCTGTCGCCCGCGTCGCTGGCGGAGGCCCACGAGGCTGGCGTGAACGCCTTCTTCTGGGAGCCGGACTACACCCAGCTCACGCGCTTCCTGAAGATGACGCGGGGGCAGCGGGAGGAGCTCGTGCTGGTGGCGGGCACGTACCACTCGGGGCCCGCGGCGCTCCGGAGGGACGTGGAGTCCGCGCTGCGCCAGCTCCGCACCGACCGGTTGGACGTCTTCCTCCTGTTCTGGGTGCGCTCTCCCGAGCGACTGAACGCCGAGGACTTCGAGGCCCTGGAGAAGCTGCGCGCGGAAGGGAAGCTCCGCGCCTTCGGCTTCTCCACCCACCTGCGAGACCTGGCGGTGGAGGCGCTCCGGCGCAACCCGTGGCCCGTGGTGATGACCCGCCACAGCGCCGCGCACCCGGGGGCGGAGGCCGCCTTCTTCCCGGAGGCGCTCTCCCGGGGCACGGGCGTGCTCACCTTCACCGCTACGTGCTACGGCCGGCTCCTCCAGCCGATGCCGGGGATGCCCGCGGACGCGGCGCTCCCGAGCGCGGTGGACTGCTACCGCTACAGCCTCAGCCAGCCGGGTGTCAGCGCGTGCCTCTCCGCGCCGCGCAGCCACCGCGAGCTGCTGCAGAACCTGGAGGTGCTCTCCCGGCCGAGGATGATGCCCGAGGCCCTGGAGGCGATGCGCGCGCACGGCGCACGGGTCCGCGCGCGCAACCAGCAGTTCAACGCGCTCGTCCGCCAGGCGCCGGGCGGCACGCGCGATACGTTCCTCGCACTCCTGGAGGAGGACGAGCCTCCCCCGACCTGA
- a CDS encoding DivIVA domain-containing protein: MKITPLDIRQKRFDTALRGFSRREVEAYLELLAGEFEEVVKENIALKEESKRAQLRIEQYQERERTLQETMVTAQKISEDLKAAAKKEAEIIIADAEHQAEKIVHGAHQKLVQVVEDINELKRQRTQFESQVRSVVEAHRKLLETFAAPSFADRDYARIEDNVAYLSQKKANSGE, translated from the coding sequence ATGAAGATCACCCCGCTCGACATCCGGCAGAAGCGGTTCGACACCGCCCTCCGCGGGTTCTCCCGCCGCGAGGTAGAGGCCTACCTGGAGTTGCTCGCCGGCGAGTTCGAAGAGGTGGTGAAGGAGAACATCGCCCTCAAGGAGGAGTCCAAGCGCGCCCAGCTCCGGATCGAGCAGTACCAGGAGCGCGAGCGCACCCTCCAGGAGACGATGGTCACCGCCCAGAAGATCAGCGAGGACCTCAAGGCCGCCGCCAAGAAGGAGGCCGAGATCATCATCGCGGACGCCGAGCACCAGGCCGAGAAGATCGTCCACGGCGCCCACCAGAAGCTGGTGCAGGTCGTCGAGGACATCAACGAGCTCAAGCGCCAGCGCACCCAGTTCGAGTCCCAGGTGCGCTCCGTGGTGGAGGCCCACCGCAAGCTGCTCGAGACGTTCGCCGCCCCCTCCTTCGCCGACCGCGACTACGCCCGCATCGAGGACAACGTGGCCTACCTGTCCCAGAAGAAGGCCAACAGCGGCGAGTAG
- a CDS encoding DUF167 domain-containing protein codes for MAPPWLKAVPDGVELAVLVQPRASRTRVVGEHDGLLKVQLAAPPVDGEANAALVEFLGKLLGVPRRQVELLAGDASRRKRIVIHGVDATVVEAVISGGT; via the coding sequence GTGGCACCTCCCTGGCTCAAGGCCGTGCCGGATGGCGTGGAGCTGGCGGTGCTCGTCCAGCCTCGCGCCTCGCGCACCCGCGTGGTGGGCGAGCACGACGGCCTGCTCAAGGTCCAGCTCGCGGCGCCTCCCGTCGATGGCGAGGCCAATGCCGCCCTGGTGGAGTTCCTGGGCAAGCTCCTCGGGGTTCCACGGAGGCAGGTGGAGCTCCTCGCGGGTGACGCGTCGCGTCGCAAGCGAATCGTCATTCACGGAGTTGATGCCACCGTGGTGGAGGC
- a CDS encoding stage II sporulation protein M: MAESLPAFVGRRRPDWEALQELLARQRAGTVRLEELRRLDTLYRRAAADLAHAQTFYPGTDAHRFLNQLCGQGYAAIYQPPRDRWLAVRDFFRREFPATLRAEGRFVAVSASLFILGLLLGALVVLLEPRGAELLVPQGVRDHVAAGRMWTDDILSVAPPNAVSSGIATNNLTVVIFTFASGILLGLGTVFTLVNNGVQIGAISALCAREGLGLKLLDFVSAHGPVELSIITIAGGAGLIVGQALIDPGELPRAQALALRGKVAVKLVLGCAPFLAAIAMVEGFISPGSLFPTALKALLGLTLGGLFWAYLLRAGRDASLSSTSLRWAMASSRLR, encoded by the coding sequence ATGGCCGAGTCCCTCCCCGCCTTCGTCGGCCGGCGGCGCCCGGACTGGGAGGCGCTGCAGGAGCTGCTCGCCCGTCAGCGCGCGGGCACCGTGCGCCTGGAGGAGCTGCGCCGGCTGGACACGCTCTACCGCCGCGCCGCCGCGGACCTGGCCCATGCGCAGACGTTCTACCCGGGCACGGACGCGCACCGCTTCCTCAACCAGCTGTGCGGCCAGGGCTACGCCGCCATCTACCAGCCCCCCCGAGATCGCTGGCTCGCCGTGCGGGACTTCTTCCGCCGCGAGTTCCCCGCCACCCTGCGCGCGGAGGGGCGCTTCGTCGCCGTGAGCGCCAGCCTCTTCATCCTGGGGCTGCTGCTGGGGGCGCTCGTGGTGCTGCTGGAGCCGCGCGGCGCGGAGCTGCTCGTGCCTCAGGGCGTGCGGGACCACGTGGCGGCCGGGAGGATGTGGACCGACGACATCCTCTCCGTGGCCCCGCCCAACGCGGTGTCCTCGGGCATCGCCACCAACAACCTCACCGTCGTCATCTTCACCTTCGCCTCGGGCATCCTCCTGGGCCTGGGCACGGTGTTCACCCTGGTAAACAACGGGGTGCAGATCGGCGCCATCTCCGCGCTGTGCGCGCGCGAGGGCCTGGGGCTCAAGCTGCTGGACTTCGTCTCCGCGCACGGCCCGGTGGAGCTGTCCATCATCACCATCGCCGGGGGCGCGGGGCTCATCGTCGGTCAGGCCTTGATCGATCCGGGCGAGCTGCCGCGCGCTCAGGCGCTGGCGCTGCGCGGCAAGGTGGCCGTGAAGCTGGTGCTGGGCTGCGCGCCCTTCCTGGCCGCCATCGCCATGGTGGAGGGCTTCATCTCTCCGGGCAGCCTCTTCCCCACCGCGCTCAAGGCCCTGCTGGGCCTGACGCTGGGGGGGCTGTTCTGGGCCTACCTGCTGCGGGCCGGCAGGGACGCCTCGCTGTCCTCCACCAGCTTGCGCTGGGCCATGGCCTCCTCGCGCTTGCGCTGA
- the fruA gene encoding response regulator transcription factor FruA: MATNQIAVRVSVLEGPWSAYKGLADGLRGEGLQVMSVARDVRALLDSLGTDPPQVAILDVEPDGDTAEGCSVTEGLGLLREARKRRLEVRMLMLSSVNAPEIISQCFDEGASGYLFRVGLGVPSVANAIQGLVKGERLFPVQLLRNDFEQPPAVTQPSSVLHTLTQREREVLSYVAGGADNLKISAHLQIAERTVKSHVTQLYRKLGAENRTQLALRACHLGVRPPADL; this comes from the coding sequence ATGGCAACCAATCAGATCGCTGTACGTGTGTCCGTTCTCGAGGGGCCGTGGTCCGCCTACAAGGGGCTGGCTGATGGACTTCGAGGAGAGGGTTTGCAAGTCATGTCCGTGGCGCGGGATGTCCGAGCGCTCCTGGACAGCTTGGGGACAGATCCACCGCAGGTGGCCATCCTGGACGTGGAGCCGGACGGAGATACCGCGGAAGGGTGCTCGGTGACAGAGGGGCTCGGCCTGTTGCGCGAGGCCCGGAAGCGCAGGCTGGAGGTCCGCATGTTGATGCTGTCCTCGGTCAACGCGCCGGAGATCATCTCCCAGTGCTTCGACGAGGGCGCCTCGGGGTATCTCTTCCGGGTCGGCCTGGGCGTGCCCTCGGTGGCCAATGCCATCCAGGGGCTCGTGAAGGGCGAGCGCCTGTTCCCCGTCCAGCTCCTGCGCAACGACTTCGAGCAGCCGCCCGCCGTGACGCAGCCCTCGAGCGTGCTGCACACGCTCACGCAGCGGGAGCGCGAGGTGCTCTCGTACGTGGCGGGAGGCGCGGACAACCTGAAGATCTCCGCGCACCTGCAGATCGCCGAGCGCACGGTGAAGTCCCACGTGACGCAGCTCTACCGGAAGCTGGGCGCGGAGAACCGGACGCAGCTGGCGCTGCGCGCCTGTCACCTGGGGGTACGCCCACCGGCGGACCTCTGA
- a CDS encoding SIR2 family protein yields MARPDTIVLTESSFFQRIALESPVDQRLRQAYAVLRQKLGL; encoded by the coding sequence ATGGCCCGGCCGGACACCATCGTCCTCACGGAGAGCTCGTTCTTCCAGCGCATCGCCCTGGAGTCGCCCGTGGATCAGCGCCTGCGCCAGGCGTATGCGGTGCTGCGCCAGAAGCTGGGCCTGTAG
- a CDS encoding J domain-containing protein: MSSVAVNWQTLDNVEVECTHCGVRMTLHEGSGRRVKYFRCGSCHRWVSSTYTDIFKSDAKLRTHPVKDTSAEDANFIQVKDRLERWLAALEEQDPYHVLGVSPLDSPEVVRTRYRELAMERHPDRGGSVEKMRELNEAYERILRHRQRKREEAMAQRKLVEDSEASLPARSR; encoded by the coding sequence ATGAGTTCGGTGGCAGTGAACTGGCAGACGCTGGACAACGTCGAGGTCGAGTGCACCCACTGCGGCGTGAGGATGACGCTGCACGAGGGGAGCGGCCGGCGGGTGAAGTACTTCCGCTGCGGCTCCTGCCACCGGTGGGTGTCGAGCACCTACACGGACATCTTCAAGTCGGACGCCAAGCTGCGCACGCACCCGGTGAAGGACACCTCCGCCGAGGACGCGAACTTCATCCAGGTGAAGGATCGGCTGGAGCGGTGGCTGGCGGCGCTGGAGGAGCAGGACCCGTACCACGTGCTGGGCGTGTCGCCGCTGGACTCCCCGGAGGTGGTGCGCACGCGCTACCGCGAGCTGGCGATGGAGCGGCACCCGGACCGGGGCGGCTCGGTGGAGAAGATGCGCGAGCTCAATGAGGCCTACGAGCGAATCCTGCGCCACCGTCAGCGCAAGCGCGAGGAGGCCATGGCCCAGCGCAAGCTGGTGGAGGACAGCGAGGCGTCCCTGCCGGCCCGCAGCAGGTAG